In one Echinicola marina genomic region, the following are encoded:
- the hisS gene encoding histidine--tRNA ligase has translation MSIQKPTLPKGTRDFGPTQMARRNYILDTIKATFKLFGYQQLETPSMENLSVLTGKYGDEGDQLLFKILNSGDFLKKVKEEDLEKGTGHVLPKVAEKGLRYDLTVPFARYVVMNRNELTFPFKRFQIQPVWRADRPQKGRYREFYQCDADVVGTDSLICEAEILLMIRRVLAQLKLSDYDIKVNNRKVLTGISEVIGEPGKEAELCVAIDKLDKIGWEKVQEELQQRGFTDDAVAKLAPIIHLKGDNEEMLSFLKSFLTSSQEGLKGVEELESVLEILKHLGEDESHVELDVVLARGLSYYTGAIFEVKVNNVSIGSISGGGRYDNLTGVFGLEGVSGVGFSFGVDRIYDVLEELGLFPEDQMQSTAVMIGYFDEEGRNYGLNVLNQLRKVEIATEIYPDYAKVKKQFNYADKKQIPFVVMIGSEEIAQNKVALKDLATGEQRMLSLEEAILAIKEK, from the coding sequence ATGAGCATCCAGAAACCAACTTTACCAAAAGGAACGAGAGATTTTGGGCCTACACAAATGGCAAGAAGAAACTATATTCTTGATACCATCAAGGCTACCTTCAAACTATTTGGCTATCAACAACTCGAAACCCCATCTATGGAGAATCTATCTGTATTGACAGGTAAGTATGGTGATGAAGGTGACCAATTGTTGTTTAAGATATTGAATAGTGGGGACTTTTTGAAGAAGGTAAAAGAGGAAGATTTGGAAAAAGGTACTGGTCATGTATTGCCAAAGGTGGCAGAAAAAGGGCTGAGGTATGATTTGACCGTTCCTTTTGCCAGGTATGTGGTGATGAATCGCAATGAGTTGACATTTCCATTTAAAAGATTCCAAATTCAGCCAGTTTGGAGGGCAGACAGGCCGCAGAAGGGGAGGTATAGGGAGTTTTACCAATGTGATGCCGATGTGGTCGGTACGGATAGCTTGATTTGTGAGGCTGAAATTCTTTTGATGATCAGACGGGTTTTGGCCCAATTGAAGCTTAGCGATTATGATATCAAGGTCAATAACCGTAAAGTTTTGACTGGAATTTCTGAGGTGATCGGTGAGCCAGGAAAAGAGGCAGAATTGTGTGTTGCTATTGATAAATTGGATAAAATTGGCTGGGAAAAGGTTCAGGAAGAATTGCAGCAAAGAGGTTTTACCGATGATGCTGTGGCTAAATTGGCTCCGATCATTCATCTTAAAGGAGACAACGAAGAGATGCTATCATTTTTAAAATCTTTTTTGACTTCTAGTCAGGAGGGTTTGAAAGGAGTGGAGGAATTAGAGTCAGTGCTCGAAATTTTGAAGCATTTAGGTGAGGATGAAAGTCATGTGGAGCTAGATGTGGTATTGGCCAGAGGCCTTTCTTATTATACAGGAGCGATATTTGAAGTTAAGGTAAACAATGTTTCCATTGGCTCCATTAGTGGAGGTGGAAGATATGATAACCTCACAGGAGTCTTTGGCCTTGAAGGAGTTTCTGGGGTTGGATTTTCTTTTGGAGTGGATAGGATTTATGATGTATTGGAGGAGTTGGGCTTATTTCCAGAGGATCAAATGCAGTCTACCGCTGTGATGATAGGTTATTTTGATGAAGAGGGCAGGAATTACGGTTTGAATGTTTTAAATCAGCTAAGAAAAGTTGAAATAGCGACAGAGATTTATCCTGATTATGCCAAAGTGAAAAAGCAATTCAATTATGCTGATAAAAAGCAGATTCCGTTTGTCGTGATGATCGGATCAGAAGAGATTGCCCAAAATAAGGTGGCCTTGAAGGATCTGGCCACAGGGGAGCAAAGAATGCTTAGTCT
- the typA gene encoding translational GTPase TypA, which translates to MQNIRNIAIIAHVDHGKTTLVDKIIHASKIFRENQQFDDLILDNNDLERERGITILSKNVSVRYKDTKINIIDTPGHADFGGEVERVLKMADGVILLVDAFEGPMPQTRFVLSKALDLGLTPIVVVNKVDKPNCRPDEVHEAVFDLMFNLDATEEQLDFVTMYGSAKNNWMGPDWKEQTDSILPLLDAIIEHIPAPQIEEGTPQMQITSLDYSNFVGRIAIGRVKRGTLKENAQVSLCKADGSIKKVRIKELHVFEGLGKNKVQEVNAGDICAITGIEDFEIGDTIADLENPEPLPRISIDEPTMNMLFTINNSPFFGKEGKFVTSRHLRDRLFKEMEKNLALKVQTTDNEDKFIVFGRGILHLSVLIETMRREGYELQVGQPQVIYKEIDGVKHEPIESLVVDVPETTAGKVIELATQRKGELLVMEPKGDLQHLEFQIPSRGLIGLRNNVLTATQGEAIMNHRFIAYEPFKGPIPGRTNGSLISMESGPTTAYAIDKLQDRGVFFVDPGEEIYGGQVIGEHSRDNDIVVNVQKGKKLTNMRASGSDDNSKIAPAKKFSLEESMEYIQKDEYLEITPKSMRMRKIYLDEGERNRMAKKDA; encoded by the coding sequence ATGCAGAATATTCGTAACATCGCGATTATCGCACACGTTGACCACGGCAAAACTACACTCGTGGATAAAATCATTCACGCGTCTAAAATCTTCCGTGAAAACCAGCAGTTTGATGACTTGATCCTAGATAATAACGACTTGGAAAGAGAAAGAGGAATCACCATTCTATCCAAGAACGTATCAGTTAGATATAAAGATACCAAAATCAACATTATCGATACTCCAGGTCACGCCGACTTTGGTGGTGAAGTGGAACGTGTGTTGAAAATGGCTGATGGGGTAATCCTATTGGTAGATGCTTTTGAAGGGCCAATGCCTCAAACCCGTTTTGTATTGAGCAAAGCTTTGGACCTTGGCCTTACCCCTATTGTAGTGGTAAACAAAGTAGATAAGCCCAACTGTCGTCCTGACGAGGTACATGAAGCCGTATTTGACTTGATGTTCAACTTGGATGCCACTGAAGAGCAGTTGGATTTCGTAACCATGTATGGTTCTGCTAAGAACAACTGGATGGGACCTGATTGGAAAGAACAAACAGATTCTATCCTTCCACTATTGGATGCCATCATTGAGCATATACCTGCTCCTCAGATCGAAGAAGGAACTCCTCAGATGCAAATTACTTCTTTGGATTATTCCAACTTTGTGGGAAGAATAGCCATTGGTAGAGTAAAGAGAGGTACTTTGAAAGAAAACGCACAAGTTTCCCTTTGCAAAGCCGATGGATCTATCAAAAAAGTAAGAATCAAAGAACTTCATGTATTTGAAGGACTAGGTAAAAATAAAGTTCAGGAAGTTAATGCAGGAGATATCTGTGCCATCACAGGTATTGAAGATTTCGAAATCGGTGATACCATTGCTGATCTTGAAAACCCAGAACCACTTCCAAGAATTTCGATCGATGAGCCAACTATGAACATGCTCTTTACGATCAACAACTCTCCATTCTTCGGTAAAGAAGGTAAATTTGTAACTTCTCGTCACTTAAGGGACCGTCTTTTCAAAGAAATGGAAAAGAACCTTGCCCTTAAAGTTCAAACTACTGATAACGAAGATAAATTCATCGTTTTCGGACGTGGTATTCTTCACTTGTCAGTATTGATCGAAACTATGAGAAGGGAAGGATATGAATTACAAGTAGGACAGCCTCAGGTAATTTATAAAGAAATCGACGGAGTAAAACACGAGCCAATCGAATCATTGGTTGTGGATGTACCTGAGACTACTGCTGGGAAGGTAATCGAATTGGCTACTCAACGTAAAGGTGAACTTTTGGTGATGGAGCCAAAAGGAGATCTTCAGCACTTGGAATTCCAAATCCCTTCAAGAGGCTTGATCGGATTGAGAAACAATGTACTTACTGCTACCCAAGGTGAAGCGATCATGAATCACAGATTTATCGCTTATGAACCATTCAAAGGCCCGATTCCTGGAAGAACTAATGGTTCTTTGATCTCTATGGAATCTGGTCCAACTACTGCTTATGCAATTGATAAATTGCAGGATAGAGGGGTATTCTTTGTGGATCCAGGAGAAGAAATCTACGGTGGCCAGGTGATTGGAGAACATTCCAGAGACAATGATATCGTGGTAAACGTACAAAAAGGCAAGAAATTGACCAATATGCGTGCTTCTGGTTCAGACGATAACTCTAAAATTGCTCCAGCTAAGAAATTCTCTTTGGAAGAATCCATGGAATATATCCAAAAGGATGAGTACTTGGAG